The window GGCGTCCTGCCGCCGCATCGTCATCGGCGGGACGGACCATGCGGCGCTGGCGGCCGGGGAGGAATGGGCCGGACCGATCGACCCCGACCCGGAGGCACTGGGCTGGCTGTTCTACACCAGCGGTACCACCGGGCGGTCCAAGGGGGCGATGCTGTCGCACCGCAACCTGCTGGCCATGACCATCGCCCATCTCGCCGATGTCGAGGCGGTGGACGAGGACTGCAGCCTGCTGCACGCCGCACCGATGTCGCATGGCTCCGGCCTCTACATGGCGGCCTATGTCGCCCGCGGCGCCCGGCAGGTGGTTCCGGCCTCCTCGGCCTTCGAGCCGGCGGAGTTCCTCGACCTCTGCGACCATCATCCCGGCTGCGGCGCCTTCCTGGCCCCGACCATGGTGCAGCGGCTGCGGCTGGAGGCGGAGCGCGGCGGGCGCAGGCCGGCGAATCTGCGATCCATCGTCTATGGCGGCGGTCCGATGTATGTGGAGGAGCTGCGCCGGTCGCTCTCCACCTTCGGTCCGGTCTTCGTCCAGATCTACGGCCAGGGCGAGGCGCCGATGACCATCACGTCCTTGCGCCGCCGCGACCATGACGCCGATGACGATGCCGTGCTGGGATCGGTCGGCTTCGCCCGCAGCGGCGTCGAGGTGGCGGTGGTGGATGCCGAAGGCCGGCCGCTACCCCCCGGCGAGGTGGGCGAGATCGTCTGCCGCGGCGACGTGGTGATGGCCGGATACTGGAACAACGCCGGGGCGACGGCCGAGGCGCTGCGCGACGGCTGGCTCTACACCGGCGATATGGGATCCTTCGACCGGCGCGGCTACCTGACGCTGCGCGACCGGTCGAAGGACGTCATCATAAGCGGCGGCACCAACATCTACCCGCGCGAGGTGGAGGAGGTGCTGCTGCGCCATGCCGACGTCGCCGAGGTCTGCGTCACCGGCCAGCCGGACCCGGAATGGGGCGAGATCGTCGTCGCCTTCATCGTCGCCGAACCCGGCCGCGAGATTTCCCCCGACAGCCTCGACGCCCACTGCAACGCCAGCATCGCCCGTTTCAAGCGGCCCAAGCGCTACCTGTTCGTCGAGGGGCTGCCGAAGAACAATTACGGCAAGGTGGTCAAGCGCGAACTGCGGGCGCGCCTGTCCGGCGGGGCGTAGGGCAGGGGAGGGGCCCTTCTCAGCGTCCGGCCGCCTGCCGCCGCAGGGTCTTCAACTCCTCGAAGCGTGCCGATACGTCGCGCATGACCGCCGCCATTCCCATCATCGTGCCGTCGGCGCCCTTCAGGGGCACGATGGTGAACTCGACGGAGATGCGGCTGCCGTCCTTGCGCGTTGCCGGCACCGACAGCAAGTCGCCGCTGCCATAGCGGCTTGTCCCCGTCCGCATCACCTCGTCATAGCCCTGCCAATGGCGTTGGCGCTGGCGTTCGGGGATGATGATGTCCAGCGACTGGCCGAGCGCGTCTTCGGCGGTGAAGCCGAACACACGCTCTGCCCCCTCGTTCCAGAACCGGATCAGGCCCTCCCGGTCGGAATAGACGATGGCCTCGGCCGGGCTGTTCAACAGCGCCAGTCCGAGCCGCTGCAGGTCTTCCTCGTTCATCGTTCCTCCCAAAATCCTGTGGGGAATTGTCCTGCGGTGAACCGCCCGCCGGCAGGGCGGCGCGGACGCGGGTGTGGCATGCCATATCCCAGACCCACAGCCTAAAACCTCAAGTTAACTTCAGGTCAAGTGGAAATGGCGGAGAACCGATGATGGATCATCCACCCGTTGGCGAGCGTTGTTCGCGAAACGGTGCGCACTGGCACCCCACAGCGGGAGGAACGGTCATGTCACGGAAAACGATGCTGGCCCTGGTTGCGGCAGTCGGCTTGGCGGGAACACCGGTGGTGCCGGCATTGGCCGCGCCGGGAGATGTGCATGCGGTGGTGGGCGAGAAGGTGAACCTGCGTGCCGGCCCCTCGGACGACGCGGCGGTTCGCTCCACCATCGCGCGTGGGGACGAGGTCGTCGAGCTGCGGCGGGACGGCAGTTGGATGGGCGTCCGGGTGCTGCGCACCGGCGAGGAAGGGTGGCTGTTCACCGATCTCGTCAAGCGCAACTCCGCCAGCACGCTGGGCGGCGGTGATGCGGCACCGGCGCAGGCCGGCTTCGGGCGGCTGTCGCCCGGCTTCGACGGGCTGGTCGCAAACATCAGCGACAAGCTCG of the Azospirillum ramasamyi genome contains:
- a CDS encoding AMP-binding protein; amino-acid sequence: MNLFSLLDQAAARFPDRGAVFRGTEEVHSFASLRSRALRIAAGFRASGQPGDRIAIATENVPEYVELFFAIWAAGMAATPVNAKLHPRELVQILEDSAASAVFVSPKLAGGLEQALAGSPAASCRRIVIGGTDHAALAAGEEWAGPIDPDPEALGWLFYTSGTTGRSKGAMLSHRNLLAMTIAHLADVEAVDEDCSLLHAAPMSHGSGLYMAAYVARGARQVVPASSAFEPAEFLDLCDHHPGCGAFLAPTMVQRLRLEAERGGRRPANLRSIVYGGGPMYVEELRRSLSTFGPVFVQIYGQGEAPMTITSLRRRDHDADDDAVLGSVGFARSGVEVAVVDAEGRPLPPGEVGEIVCRGDVVMAGYWNNAGATAEALRDGWLYTGDMGSFDRRGYLTLRDRSKDVIISGGTNIYPREVEEVLLRHADVAEVCVTGQPDPEWGEIVVAFIVAEPGREISPDSLDAHCNASIARFKRPKRYLFVEGLPKNNYGKVVKRELRARLSGGA
- a CDS encoding PAS domain-containing protein, whose amino-acid sequence is MNEEDLQRLGLALLNSPAEAIVYSDREGLIRFWNEGAERVFGFTAEDALGQSLDIIIPERQRQRHWQGYDEVMRTGTSRYGSGDLLSVPATRKDGSRISVEFTIVPLKGADGTMMGMAAVMRDVSARFEELKTLRRQAAGR
- a CDS encoding SH3 domain-containing protein, yielding MSRKTMLALVAAVGLAGTPVVPALAAPGDVHAVVGEKVNLRAGPSDDAAVRSTIARGDEVVELRRDGSWMGVRVLRTGEEGWLFTDLVKRNSASTLGGGDAAPAQAGFGRLSPGFDGLVANISDKLGYRFADKVEQSGNGTLRVVPTQEWQYNTGRDGKMFAALALYQMWKNYNNGRPVTLTLGAQGPNAITIADAANGPELTGPMLNAAR